A window of Streptomyces sp. NBC_01142 genomic DNA:
GCCGGATCGCCGGTGAGCAACCCGCCCCCATCGAGGTGGGGTTCGTCAGCCAGTGCATCAGCCTGGGTCGTCGCTCCGGCATCCTTCAGTTCGCCGGCAAGGACGACACCGCCAAGAGGTACTACCTCGGCGGCCGCCCGAGCGCGAAGCTCAAGGAGTTCATTTGCAAGGCCACCGTCTGGCAGCTGGCGTACGAGGCACGCAAGCCCGGTGCGCGCACCTGGTGGACCAAGGATGACAAGCGCCGGCAACTGCTGCAGGCCAAGCGCGGGGAGGCGCCGGCCACCGCTGAACAAGCAGCCTAGCCAGGCATTCGTGGTCGGTGCGGTCGACTGTCACCTATCAACGGATCTGGACTGCATGACGTGCGGCGACGCCCTTGTACGCCCTTGTTGGGGGGCGCCGCCTCACGCATGCGTTCATGCTTGGCGTGTCACAGCCGTGCGCCGGGTGGTGTCCTACTCTCGATCGCACCGGACAGGTGGGTCGGATCGAACGGCCGCCAACGAAAAGGACCTTGCTGTGGATGCACGCTCGAAGGCCTTCGGCAACCAGGGCCGGCCGCGAAGGAGAGGGGTCGGGATATGAGCGACCACACCACTGACCCGGCGACCGAGACTTTCGTCGCCCACCGCAACCTGCTCTTCACCGTCGCCTACGAGATGCTCGGATCGGCGGCCGACGCCGAGGACGTCCTCCAGGAGACCTGGCTGCGGTGGGTCAAGGTCGACCTGGGACAGGTGAGCGACCAGCGCGCCTACCTGGTCCGGATCACAACCCGCCAGTCGCTCAACCGGCTGCGCACGATGTCGCGCCGCAAGGAGGCCTACGTCGGCCCCTGGCTGCCCGAGCCGCTGCTCACCGCGCCGGACGTGGCCCAGGACGTCGAGCTCGCCGAGAGCGTGTCGATGGCGGTCATGCTCGTCCTGGAGACGCTGTCGCCCACCGAGCGCGCCGTTTTCGTGCTGCGCGAGGTCTTCGACGTCGGCTACGACGAGATCGCGGCCGCCGTCGACAAGAGCCCCGCGGCCGTCCGCCAGATCGCGCACCGCGCCCGCCGGCACGTCGATGCCCGCCGCCCTC
This region includes:
- a CDS encoding RNA polymerase sigma-70 factor; this translates as MSDHTTDPATETFVAHRNLLFTVAYEMLGSAADAEDVLQETWLRWVKVDLGQVSDQRAYLVRITTRQSLNRLRTMSRRKEAYVGPWLPEPLLTAPDVAQDVELAESVSMAVMLVLETLSPTERAVFVLREVFDVGYDEIAAAVDKSPAAVRQIAHRARRHVDARRPRQVVSASETRAALASFQRALDSGDLQGLLDVLAPEVVLMSDGGGIKQAAPRPITGAWKVARFMIGGLGKNELPITVGPAMVNGNPALLVHLDGEIDGIMAIRVEDARITGLYYVRNPEKLLRVESETPLTLR